In Dehalococcoidales bacterium, the following proteins share a genomic window:
- a CDS encoding helix-turn-helix domain-containing protein, with the protein MPEVIVNLDDVYSVDEAAAAIGISIPTAWRWVRSGKMIVIRMVGRTLVPKTEVGRLRRELAPQEEIKGQG; encoded by the coding sequence ATGCCGGAAGTTATCGTTAACCTCGATGATGTTTATAGTGTGGATGAAGCCGCCGCCGCCATCGGTATCAGCATCCCAACGGCGTGGCGCTGGGTGAGGTCCGGCAAGATGATTGTGATAAGAATGGTCGGCAGAACACTGGTGCCTAAAACAGAGGTAGGTCGGTTGCGAAGGGAGTTAGCCCCGCAAGAAGAGATAAAAGGCCAGGGCTAA
- a CDS encoding ATP-binding protein, producing the protein MPAWFDEWKQKYVSGVAIGFLLHLNISDYVEPGVNLISYLSQALSAYKVIAIYNRAKGITFPLETMRKTFIEYTGLQPDPITGDLVIPKSPKEALPVLEKLLRKQIEGGKASVVIIEYAESLVPAADMAMMIPEDRDALVTIESWARDPGIVAAGNPIFLITNNVSDIHQAVRAASSKYEAIRIPIPNIEERKSFVDKQPQFMVGTTELSNSDIARATAGLSLVHIEDIFLRAKQEGRLTWELIRERKRDIMKSEFGDVLEMMEPRYGFDAVGGLDNVKEFFYRNVINPVKIGNYGRVPMGVLMTGPAGTGKTIMAEAVAKESGLNMAVLNPAKIFSKWVGESERNLDKALEAVKSLAPIIILIDEIDQQLQRGEAGDSGVSNRVFKRLMEFMSDTGHRGQVVFLAATNRPDLMDAALKRPGRFDAKIPFLVPDQKARLDIFRVMCAKYKVPFKLTGKSYSASTEGWTGAEIEKVVIKAKGLMEDRGLKSDKAITEALKLTRARTQNIEMMTRVAIEDCDDLEFIPEKYRNLTKESNKSE; encoded by the coding sequence ATGCCAGCATGGTTTGATGAATGGAAGCAAAAATATGTAAGCGGGGTAGCGATTGGTTTTCTACTTCATCTAAATATTTCCGACTATGTGGAGCCGGGGGTTAATCTTATCAGCTACCTGTCACAAGCCCTTTCCGCTTACAAGGTTATAGCTATCTATAACAGGGCAAAGGGAATAACCTTCCCCCTCGAGACAATGAGAAAGACATTCATTGAGTATACCGGCTTACAGCCAGACCCTATCACCGGTGACCTTGTTATACCAAAGTCACCTAAAGAGGCGCTACCGGTGCTGGAGAAACTTCTAAGGAAACAAATAGAGGGAGGCAAAGCCTCGGTGGTAATTATAGAATACGCCGAGTCTTTAGTGCCGGCTGCCGATATGGCAATGATGATACCAGAGGACAGGGATGCTTTAGTGACCATCGAGAGCTGGGCCAGGGACCCGGGTATAGTCGCTGCCGGCAATCCTATCTTTCTTATCACCAATAACGTCTCAGATATCCACCAGGCAGTAAGGGCTGCCAGTTCTAAGTATGAGGCTATAAGAATACCCATACCCAACATCGAGGAGCGAAAATCCTTTGTGGATAAGCAGCCACAGTTCATGGTAGGTACCACTGAATTATCAAATAGTGATATTGCCAGGGCTACTGCAGGTCTGTCTCTGGTGCACATCGAGGATATCTTTCTTCGAGCCAAACAGGAAGGTAGATTAACTTGGGAGTTAATCAGAGAGCGTAAGCGCGATATTATGAAGAGTGAGTTTGGGGACGTGCTGGAAATGATGGAGCCACGGTACGGCTTCGATGCTGTGGGTGGACTTGATAACGTCAAGGAATTCTTCTACCGCAATGTAATTAACCCGGTCAAGATAGGCAATTATGGCCGTGTACCAATGGGCGTTTTAATGACTGGACCTGCGGGTACCGGTAAGACTATTATGGCCGAGGCGGTTGCCAAGGAAAGCGGCTTAAACATGGCTGTCTTAAACCCGGCCAAGATATTCAGTAAGTGGGTAGGCGAGAGCGAGAGAAACTTAGACAAGGCACTAGAGGCCGTTAAGTCACTGGCTCCCATAATTATCCTGATTGACGAAATAGACCAGCAGCTTCAGAGGGGTGAGGCAGGTGACTCGGGGGTATCGAATCGCGTCTTCAAACGCCTTATGGAGTTTATGAGCGATACCGGGCATCGAGGACAAGTCGTGTTTCTGGCCGCTACTAACCGGCCTGACTTGATGGACGCCGCGCTTAAAAGACCTGGGCGCTTCGATGCCAAGATTCCCTTCCTGGTGCCGGACCAGAAAGCCAGACTGGATATCTTTAGAGTCATGTGTGCCAAGTATAAGGTTCCCTTTAAGCTGACCGGTAAGAGTTACTCCGCTTCCACTGAGGGCTGGACCGGAGCTGAGATTGAAAAGGTAGTTATCAAGGCTAAAGGGTTGATGGAAGATAGGGGGCTGAAGTCTGATAAAGCAATCACTGAAGCCCTTAAGCTCACAAGAGCTCGCACTCAGAATATTGAAATGATGACCAGGGTAGCTATCGAGGACTGTGACGACCTCGAATTCATACCGGAAAAGTACCGAAATTTAACAAAGGAGAGTAATAAAAGTGAGTAA
- a CDS encoding molybdenum ABC transporter ATP-binding protein has product MDNAWKFVQWDVQELDTLKDSFPYRMRLKLNNGEALTQEEKDNIFADISRNIFSRSGIPLGGWMFDFSDYCRQYYVEFTYGHIQKYWAPNKTAIRHDRYTRPLRRIVEVK; this is encoded by the coding sequence ATGGATAATGCTTGGAAGTTTGTGCAATGGGATGTCCAAGAGTTGGATACTCTAAAGGACTCTTTCCCTTACCGGATGCGCCTCAAGCTCAACAATGGAGAAGCGCTTACTCAGGAAGAGAAGGACAACATATTTGCCGACATAAGCCGGAATATATTCAGCAGGTCAGGAATCCCCCTGGGCGGGTGGATGTTCGACTTTAGTGACTACTGCCGGCAGTATTATGTCGAATTCACCTATGGGCATATTCAAAAGTATTGGGCACCAAATAAGACTGCTATAAGGCACGACAGATATACTCGACCTCTCCGCCGAATCGTGGAGGTAAAGTGA
- a CDS encoding DUF5658 family protein: MIEVILFAGLNVLDAFITKLGLASGQFIEGNPSPIAQHFGSNMLWRGIVAAIIMAVVVHFDQRGWVKWGLLIGMLCVVIYTGSMYFFGMWAR, from the coding sequence ATGATAGAGGTCATTTTATTCGCCGGTCTGAACGTACTTGATGCCTTTATTACTAAGCTCGGTCTGGCCTCTGGACAATTCATTGAGGGAAATCCATCGCCCATAGCGCAGCATTTTGGTAGCAATATGTTATGGCGCGGGATAGTGGCAGCTATAATAATGGCGGTCGTTGTTCACTTCGACCAGAGGGGTTGGGTAAAGTGGGGATTGCTCATTGGTATGCTGTGTGTCGTTATCTACACAGGGTCAATGTATTTCTTCGGCATGTGGGCTAGATAA
- a CDS encoding AAA family ATPase, with translation MSYYQKYRPVHFKDVVGQDSITYILANQVKRRKVANSYLFAGPSGTGKTTCARIMANALAGSNWDITEIDSARLLRGIEEVKELVYKANFGPLGGAHKVWILDEVHELSSAAWNGLLKTLEEPPPYLIIILCTTKLSAIPETVRSRCQLFEFQAINEKATLAKLQIIVKRERLGVTNEAVRFIAGMASGNLRIAEGMLEQVVNLDHGSPRTKDIKKFLQAKII, from the coding sequence GTGAGCTATTATCAGAAGTACAGGCCAGTGCATTTCAAGGATGTAGTCGGTCAGGATTCAATAACCTATATTCTGGCTAACCAGGTCAAACGCCGGAAAGTGGCTAACTCATATCTGTTTGCCGGTCCCTCCGGTACTGGTAAGACCACTTGCGCCAGAATCATGGCCAATGCCCTGGCCGGAAGTAACTGGGATATTACCGAGATTGATTCAGCCAGGCTATTGCGGGGGATAGAGGAAGTAAAAGAGTTGGTCTATAAAGCCAACTTCGGCCCCCTGGGCGGCGCCCATAAAGTCTGGATTCTTGATGAAGTGCATGAGTTATCGAGTGCCGCATGGAACGGGTTACTCAAGACTCTCGAAGAGCCACCGCCATACTTGATAATAATCCTATGCACTACTAAACTAAGTGCCATACCTGAGACAGTGCGGAGCCGGTGTCAGCTCTTCGAGTTTCAGGCCATCAATGAAAAGGCTACCCTGGCTAAATTACAGATAATAGTTAAACGGGAGCGGCTGGGCGTCACTAATGAGGCTGTGCGCTTCATTGCCGGCATGGCTTCCGGTAACCTGAGAATTGCCGAGGGAATGTTGGAACAGGTAGTAAACTTGGACCACGGTTCTCCAAGGACAAAGGATATCAAGAAATTCTTACAAGCCAAAATAATTTAA
- a CDS encoding DnaA/Hda family protein → METAQRWKSKHGYGPNPYCEVCHGVGWLHPRDPVTGMTCYDNVIHCPGKGCVEESRKGFIKTPDSLREKGLGRKFPSFDTFKQMKGNKEAFHAFKALAKGESDKPFLFCYGVVGNGKTFLCEALVTEMNGRDIDARIFTVANLVSQLKESIGDNTTEVKVRAMVSIPALVLDDFGVEYGTEWELSKIEQIIDERYRERRITVMTSNRDYAELEKKSERILSRFSDPDISVLVCNSSPDYRRR, encoded by the coding sequence TTGGAGACTGCACAAAGGTGGAAAAGTAAGCATGGCTACGGACCCAATCCCTACTGTGAGGTATGCCACGGCGTTGGCTGGCTACATCCCCGCGACCCGGTTACGGGAATGACTTGTTATGATAACGTTATCCACTGCCCAGGGAAGGGGTGTGTTGAGGAATCACGCAAGGGATTCATTAAAACCCCTGACAGCTTGAGAGAAAAGGGGCTGGGCAGAAAATTCCCTAGCTTCGATACCTTTAAGCAGATGAAGGGTAACAAAGAAGCATTTCACGCTTTTAAAGCCCTGGCTAAGGGTGAGTCGGATAAGCCCTTCCTCTTTTGCTATGGAGTAGTAGGCAACGGTAAGACGTTTTTATGTGAGGCGCTTGTGACGGAAATGAACGGTAGGGATATCGATGCTCGCATTTTCACTGTAGCCAATCTGGTGAGCCAGCTTAAAGAGAGTATCGGGGATAACACCACTGAGGTTAAGGTTCGAGCCATGGTGTCTATACCTGCGCTTGTACTCGATGATTTTGGCGTAGAGTATGGTACAGAGTGGGAGCTGTCAAAGATTGAGCAGATTATCGATGAGCGGTACCGTGAGCGGCGTATAACTGTAATGACTTCTAATCGGGACTATGCGGAGCTTGAGAAAAAGAGCGAGCGCATTCTATCTCGCTTTTCTGATCCCGATATCTCTGTATTAGTATGCAATTCCTCCCCTGATTACCGCAGGAGGTAA
- a CDS encoding LAGLIDADG family homing endonuclease — MIAKREVVAMDLGNLPIVGLKLLVSVIVKGLNTPPEVKFPPYPGEEVFHIQPSSTQVISGTTPAIVTKPKLANTQETIEELRRRLGKELYKMELDLAGGGRIAGKPCDCQPGDSLVYVNGDMHPVITLAEVYKNRARRIFSHRGQVQRITDHMVRNHTGIMRNIDLVYFGSPFRATPEHPVLVAKDGWRWNWRTHGGLNESQLAWVHARDITDGDFMVFPRILETRDMDIITPDLAEILGWYLAEGCKVENRITISLGYHELNHIDRVIQLFVKTFGVEPKTYHRRTCLHLAYTHKEFCLFFEAFGSNALEKHLPPWFMYLPSEKQGRLLKGLFSGDGCITSNEMHYATVSKDLAYQIHMMLFRLGILHGFRCSKTPDGIIEGRLIKTESNTYTISIAGDAMSRLNAICDFGWRVVQSRTLRNKGWAGEGYMFLPVRCVKDEEYNGPVYNVCVAEDESYLTPHGIAHNCLADKHHFGVEATAEEIMSYEHKPVYGQIIGWYKSHVPDFQPTEIMKHDPEYYRGLIPQVRAYRKDVMGTEKVTSLLTLEQQKQLQGAGKLSGQTG; from the coding sequence ATGATAGCGAAACGGGAGGTGGTAGCTATGGACCTTGGTAATTTACCCATTGTCGGTCTTAAACTGCTGGTGAGCGTCATCGTTAAAGGGTTAAATACGCCGCCAGAAGTGAAATTTCCACCATACCCGGGCGAAGAAGTATTTCATATCCAACCCTCATCTACTCAAGTCATATCCGGCACTACTCCAGCCATAGTGACCAAGCCTAAACTGGCCAATACCCAGGAAACAATCGAAGAGCTCCGGCGCCGGCTGGGCAAAGAGCTCTACAAGATGGAGCTGGACCTTGCCGGGGGCGGGCGGATCGCCGGCAAACCCTGTGACTGTCAACCTGGTGACTCTTTAGTTTACGTAAATGGAGATATGCACCCTGTTATTACACTAGCTGAAGTTTACAAAAATCGAGCCAGGAGAATCTTCAGCCATAGAGGACAGGTGCAACGCATTACCGACCATATGGTGCGAAACCATACTGGCATAATGCGAAATATCGACCTAGTATATTTTGGCTCCCCGTTCCGGGCTACACCAGAACATCCAGTATTGGTAGCAAAAGATGGATGGCGCTGGAATTGGCGCACTCATGGAGGATTAAATGAATCCCAACTAGCTTGGGTACATGCTAGAGACATAACCGATGGGGACTTCATGGTTTTTCCTAGAATATTAGAAACCCGCGATATGGATATCATTACACCTGACCTCGCGGAGATACTTGGGTGGTATCTCGCAGAAGGTTGTAAGGTTGAAAATCGTATTACTATCAGCTTAGGATATCATGAGCTTAACCACATAGACAGAGTGATTCAATTATTTGTCAAAACCTTTGGAGTCGAGCCGAAAACATATCATAGAAGAACATGCTTACATCTCGCTTATACCCACAAAGAATTCTGCTTATTTTTTGAAGCCTTCGGCAGCAATGCCCTAGAAAAGCACTTGCCCCCATGGTTTATGTATCTTCCCTCAGAAAAACAAGGAAGGCTGCTAAAAGGTCTCTTCTCGGGAGATGGATGCATTACGAGTAATGAAATGCATTACGCTACCGTTTCAAAGGACCTTGCTTATCAAATTCATATGATGCTTTTTCGCTTGGGTATTCTGCATGGTTTCAGATGTAGTAAGACTCCAGATGGCATAATTGAGGGTAGATTAATAAAGACGGAAAGTAATACATATACCATTTCTATTGCGGGTGATGCGATGTCCCGTTTAAATGCTATTTGCGATTTTGGCTGGCGAGTGGTTCAATCACGGACACTCCGTAACAAAGGGTGGGCTGGTGAAGGTTATATGTTCCTGCCGGTACGCTGCGTAAAAGATGAAGAGTACAATGGACCAGTTTATAACGTCTGCGTAGCCGAGGATGAAAGTTATCTAACTCCACACGGTATTGCCCATAACTGTCTTGCTGATAAACACCACTTCGGCGTTGAGGCTACGGCTGAGGAAATCATGTCCTATGAGCACAAGCCGGTCTATGGCCAGATTATCGGCTGGTATAAATCCCATGTACCTGATTTTCAGCCCACAGAGATTATGAAACACGACCCTGAGTATTACCGGGGTCTTATCCCCCAGGTAAGAGCTTACAGGAAGGATGTTATGGGTACCGAAAAGGTGACATCACTTCTTACCCTGGAGCAACAGAAACAGTTACAAGGAGCCGGTAAACTAAGTGGACAGACCGGATAA
- a CDS encoding DUF5131 family protein produces the protein MKTKIEWLKDPTTGKSGYTINPVRGLCPVDCKDAQGKSYCYARRLYKRFKWNPAITYDNTVWHKLPGKPGDKYFVGSTMELFGDWIDPWGMKEIFEGVKSYPQRTFIFLTKQPQRLKRWEFDDNCWVGVSCTDASMFTNAWEGLKDTQARVKFISFEPLLSWDMNVADTEWTLRTAGISWIILGQCTPVSAKTTPKISWIQDILVAAHNAGDIPVFIKDNLKPLIEKEWPVWKILQEFPGGEVKCQK, from the coding sequence ATGAAAACTAAAATTGAATGGCTAAAAGACCCAACAACAGGTAAGTCTGGCTATACCATAAACCCTGTACGTGGTTTATGCCCCGTAGATTGTAAGGATGCCCAAGGTAAATCTTACTGCTACGCCCGCCGGCTGTATAAACGTTTTAAGTGGAATCCGGCCATTACCTACGACAATACAGTGTGGCACAAGCTACCGGGAAAGCCGGGGGATAAGTATTTTGTCGGCTCGACTATGGAGCTCTTCGGTGACTGGATTGACCCCTGGGGTATGAAAGAGATATTCGAGGGTGTAAAGTCATACCCGCAGCGCACGTTTATATTTCTTACCAAACAACCACAGAGATTGAAGAGGTGGGAGTTTGACGATAATTGTTGGGTGGGAGTGAGTTGTACTGATGCTTCCATGTTCACTAACGCATGGGAAGGCTTAAAAGACACTCAGGCAAGGGTCAAGTTTATTTCCTTTGAGCCTTTGCTTTCCTGGGATATGAATGTCGCTGATACTGAATGGACTCTGCGTACTGCTGGTATCTCCTGGATAATACTGGGGCAATGTACGCCGGTCAGCGCCAAGACAACACCGAAAATAAGCTGGATACAAGATATATTAGTAGCCGCCCACAATGCTGGCGACATTCCGGTTTTCATTAAGGATAACTTAAAACCACTCATAGAAAAGGAATGGCCAGTCTGGAAAATATTGCAGGAGTTTCCTGGAGGAGAAGTAAAGTGTCAAAAATAG
- a CDS encoding tyrosine-type recombinase/integrase: MSKQNKLLTVYELSLPDKSRAGQTARARAFLDWLGDREMSAENVRKWMDLLKHKGYADGSLAKDFRILRSLFIRNKMDWPFRRNDAPVIRERHVWAPTLAPTSIHTMVDVMRNARVATPYQKALLALSTVYGLRQGELQSITAESLDFTHKLIFIETEKHGRERYHMIPESILPYLKEWGFDRRFSSSMINLIFHQILEMAEVKVGGDVGWHAIRRACIMVARQAHIADNTIEAFYRWKRSGSNMTSRYSTAFQIVGGDEDSYAVMEGADEIVDQEIFKNHPFLRFWE, translated from the coding sequence TTGTCAAAGCAAAATAAACTACTAACAGTTTACGAGCTGTCACTGCCGGATAAGAGCCGCGCCGGGCAAACGGCGAGAGCCAGGGCTTTCCTCGATTGGCTTGGAGACAGAGAAATGTCCGCAGAGAATGTCCGTAAATGGATGGACCTGCTAAAACACAAGGGCTACGCCGATGGTAGCCTGGCTAAAGATTTCCGCATACTCCGGAGTCTTTTTATCCGGAATAAAATGGACTGGCCGTTCCGGAGAAATGATGCTCCGGTAATCAGAGAGAGACACGTATGGGCTCCCACACTGGCACCAACGTCGATTCATACCATGGTCGATGTCATGCGTAATGCAAGGGTAGCTACTCCTTATCAGAAGGCCCTCCTGGCGCTGTCAACAGTGTACGGACTACGGCAGGGGGAGCTGCAGAGTATCACAGCGGAGTCCCTTGATTTTACCCATAAACTTATATTCATCGAGACAGAGAAACATGGCAGGGAGCGGTATCACATGATTCCTGAATCTATATTACCCTACCTGAAAGAATGGGGCTTCGACAGACGCTTCAGTTCTTCGATGATTAACCTTATCTTCCACCAGATATTAGAGATGGCCGAGGTAAAGGTGGGGGGAGATGTTGGCTGGCACGCGATTAGAAGAGCATGTATTATGGTGGCCCGCCAGGCTCATATCGCGGACAACACTATTGAGGCTTTCTACAGGTGGAAGCGGTCCGGCAGCAACATGACTTCTCGCTACAGCACAGCCTTCCAGATTGTGGGCGGCGACGAAGACTCGTATGCTGTCATGGAGGGTGCTGACGAGATAGTTGACCAGGAGATATTCAAGAATCATCCTTTTTTGAGGTTTTGGGAATGA